One Bacillus sp. FJAT-52991 genomic region harbors:
- the clpP gene encoding ATP-dependent Clp endopeptidase proteolytic subunit ClpP: MNLIPTVIEQTNRGERAYDIYSRLLKDRIIMLGSGIDDNVANSIVSQLLFLEAENPEKDISIYINSPGGSITAGMAIYDTIQFIKPDVQTICIGMAASMGAFLLAAGTKGKRYALPNSEVMIHQPLGGAQGQATEIEIAAKRILFLREKLNQILADRTGQSLEVISKDTDRDNFMTAERALEYGLIDKILTRNELPQK; this comes from the coding sequence ATGAATCTAATTCCTACAGTTATTGAACAAACAAACCGCGGAGAGCGTGCTTACGATATTTATTCTCGTTTATTAAAGGACCGCATCATTATGCTTGGAAGTGGCATTGATGATAATGTGGCGAACTCAATCGTTTCGCAATTATTATTCCTTGAAGCAGAAAACCCAGAGAAAGACATCTCTATCTACATTAACAGCCCTGGTGGAAGCATCACTGCTGGTATGGCGATTTATGATACGATCCAATTTATTAAGCCGGATGTTCAAACGATTTGTATCGGTATGGCCGCTTCTATGGGTGCATTCTTGCTTGCCGCTGGAACGAAAGGGAAGCGTTATGCCCTACCAAATAGTGAAGTAATGATTCACCAACCTCTTGGAGGCGCGCAAGGTCAAGCAACAGAAATCGAAATTGCAGCGAAACGCATCTTGTTCCTTCGTGAAAAACTAAACCAAATTCTTGCAGATCGCACAGGCCAATCACTTGAAGTCATCTCAAAAGATACAGACCGCGATAACTTCATGACAGCTGAACGTGCATTAGAATACGGTTTAATCGACAAGATTCTTACGCGTAACGAACTTCCACAAAAATAA
- a CDS encoding glutaredoxin family protein, protein MKEIIFYTRPQCPLCIEAQIVLQLVQEEVPIVVHERNINEQDEWTEKYGLMIPVIEYNDEIIQYGAIDYPALIKKLQ, encoded by the coding sequence ATGAAAGAAATCATTTTTTACACGCGACCACAATGCCCGCTTTGTATAGAAGCTCAAATTGTTTTGCAGCTTGTGCAGGAAGAGGTACCAATAGTGGTTCATGAACGCAATATTAACGAGCAAGATGAGTGGACAGAAAAGTATGGATTAATGATCCCGGTGATCGAATATAATGATGAGATTATTCAATATGGGGCGATTGATTACCCGGCATTAATCAAAAAATTACAATAA
- the rpoN gene encoding RNA polymerase factor sigma-54, whose product MNMHLKPGLWQQQTMKLAMTQELTQAIALLQYSTQELTEFLEAKTMENPFIQLEESEMKALHKKEKVRSQQGVSSEKEDKNWVEHLADTSQTLLDYLRMQLSLIPMGPTQKRILDFLLYNMDENGYMSITMKETALMCRCQPSEAEEVLEMIRELEPAGVGAFHLQDCLLLQLERMLDASLLVFTIVEDHFVEFAEKNWRPLAKKLNVDVKEIQAAADFIQQRLNPKPGARFQKEQANYVRPDLTVQLKKDSIEVYLLEEDMPKIIFQKDYFNELAVHKDPQLKQFMKEKQKDYLWLLKSLEQRKRTIQRVGLKIVEKQKEFFFQGPTSLQPLTMKEIADELEIHESTVSRAVRGKYMQTPYGTYELKFFFPAGLTNGSAEETASAQQVKAKITAFVTAENKRKPLSDQEISNRLKEEGLQVSRRTVAKYRDQLSIPSSSKRKRYD is encoded by the coding sequence ATGAATATGCATTTGAAGCCGGGACTTTGGCAACAGCAGACGATGAAGCTTGCGATGACGCAGGAATTGACGCAGGCGATTGCTCTGTTGCAGTACTCTACCCAGGAGTTAACGGAGTTTTTAGAAGCGAAGACGATGGAAAACCCTTTTATACAGTTAGAGGAATCGGAAATGAAAGCGCTTCACAAGAAGGAGAAAGTACGATCACAACAAGGGGTATCAAGTGAGAAGGAAGACAAGAATTGGGTGGAGCATTTAGCAGATACGTCTCAGACATTGCTCGATTATTTAAGGATGCAATTGTCACTTATTCCGATGGGGCCTACACAAAAGCGAATACTTGATTTTTTGTTATATAATATGGATGAAAACGGCTATATGTCGATTACGATGAAAGAGACGGCGCTCATGTGTCGCTGTCAGCCATCTGAAGCAGAAGAAGTATTGGAGATGATTCGTGAACTAGAGCCTGCTGGGGTGGGGGCTTTTCACTTGCAGGATTGTTTATTGTTGCAGTTAGAAAGAATGCTTGATGCATCTCTGCTTGTGTTTACAATCGTTGAAGATCATTTTGTCGAGTTTGCCGAAAAAAATTGGCGCCCTCTGGCGAAAAAGCTCAATGTGGATGTGAAAGAGATTCAAGCGGCAGCAGACTTTATTCAGCAAAGGTTAAATCCGAAGCCAGGTGCACGCTTTCAAAAGGAACAAGCGAACTATGTACGGCCGGATTTAACGGTTCAGTTGAAAAAAGACTCTATTGAAGTGTATCTTCTTGAAGAGGATATGCCAAAAATTATTTTTCAAAAAGATTACTTCAATGAATTAGCGGTTCATAAAGACCCACAGTTAAAGCAATTTATGAAGGAAAAGCAAAAAGATTATTTATGGTTGCTCAAAAGTTTAGAACAGCGCAAGCGGACAATTCAACGAGTAGGATTAAAAATTGTTGAAAAACAAAAAGAATTTTTTTTCCAAGGTCCGACCAGCCTGCAGCCGCTAACGATGAAGGAGATTGCAGATGAACTAGAGATTCACGAATCAACGGTTAGCCGAGCAGTGCGCGGAAAATATATGCAAACGCCGTATGGAACATATGAATTGAAATTCTTTTTCCCAGCTGGCTTAACAAACGGAAGTGCAGAGGAAACGGCATCCGCTCAACAAGTAAAGGCAAAAATTACGGCGTTTGTCACGGCAGAAAATAAGAGAAAACCACTTTCCGATCAGGAAATTAGCAATCGACTCAAGGAAGAGGGATTGCAAGTGTCGAGAAGAACGGTAGCGAAATACCGCGATCAGCTCTCGATTCCTTCTTCATCGAAAAGAAAAAGATACGACTGA
- a CDS encoding HAMP domain-containing sensor histidine kinase yields the protein MRWRLTGRYLFSILLIVLFVVCINVVMLLGLLVWQSQTVAPFFSEPVESFVREFKQYVQIDEGRLTVNSEGKEVLKQKNAWIQVLNEQGEEQYTYRAPKTLPTSYSPVEIVQMYKYKEVDADTTVFIDSVNLDGEAYSYFIGVVDRNINRYILSYNMEEIRKVSNDIFLLFLIIDSLIAVIIGYAFSQRLTKPVHKIIDDIKKLANKDYNVVSQSKGIYREVAYNVQDLSTQLKAAEVERTKLDRLKEEWIANISHDMKTPLASIQGFAEMMKDTDYDFSIEEMREYAEIIEQKSLYIKEVIDDLNLTTRLKNKQMTLNKKSVNIVSLVRNIVIDLLNDPKHQQRHIVFECKAEAIFLEVDELLLRRALSNLIYNAVVHNDPDTQVTVTVEKEEEKTAIYIEDNGKGMSKEELDHIFSRYYRGTNTGESHKGSGLGLAIAKDIVEAHQGVITMKSVIGEGTKIRVEL from the coding sequence ATGCGTTGGCGCTTAACAGGAAGATATTTATTTTCGATCCTCCTTATTGTTTTATTCGTTGTTTGTATTAATGTGGTGATGCTGCTTGGTCTGCTGGTTTGGCAGTCGCAAACGGTGGCCCCTTTTTTTAGTGAACCAGTGGAATCATTTGTAAGAGAGTTTAAACAATATGTTCAGATAGATGAAGGGAGACTAACGGTCAATTCAGAAGGAAAAGAAGTCTTGAAACAGAAAAATGCTTGGATTCAAGTGTTGAATGAACAAGGAGAAGAGCAGTATACGTACCGGGCACCAAAAACATTGCCCACATCGTATTCGCCAGTGGAGATTGTTCAAATGTATAAATATAAAGAGGTTGATGCGGATACAACGGTCTTTATAGATAGTGTGAATCTTGATGGAGAAGCGTACAGTTATTTCATTGGCGTGGTTGATCGCAATATTAACAGATACATTCTTTCTTACAATATGGAAGAAATAAGGAAGGTTTCAAACGATATCTTTCTGCTGTTTTTGATCATTGATAGTTTGATTGCGGTGATCATTGGCTATGCGTTTAGCCAGCGATTAACGAAGCCGGTTCATAAAATTATTGATGATATTAAAAAACTGGCAAACAAGGACTATAACGTAGTGAGTCAGTCGAAAGGGATTTATCGGGAAGTGGCCTACAATGTACAAGATTTATCCACGCAACTGAAAGCAGCGGAAGTGGAGCGGACAAAGCTGGATCGCTTAAAAGAAGAGTGGATTGCGAATATTTCGCATGACATGAAAACACCGCTTGCCTCGATTCAAGGATTTGCGGAAATGATGAAGGATACAGACTATGATTTTTCGATTGAAGAGATGCGGGAATACGCTGAAATTATTGAACAAAAATCATTGTATATAAAAGAAGTGATCGACGACTTGAACTTAACGACTCGTTTGAAAAATAAACAGATGACGTTAAATAAGAAGAGCGTCAATATAGTCTCCTTAGTGCGTAATATTGTGATTGATTTATTGAATGATCCAAAGCATCAACAGCGACATATTGTGTTTGAATGTAAGGCAGAAGCCATTTTTCTAGAGGTAGATGAACTATTGCTGCGGCGGGCATTGAGCAATTTAATTTACAATGCGGTGGTGCATAACGATCCAGATACACAGGTTACCGTGACAGTGGAAAAAGAAGAGGAGAAAACAGCGATTTATATTGAGGATAATGGAAAAGGCATGAGTAAGGAAGAACTGGACCATATTTTCAGCCGCTACTATCGCGGCACGAATACAGGAGAATCTCATAAAGGCTCAGGTCTTGGGTTGGCGATTGCCAAAGACATTGTTGAAGCCCATCAAGGTGTGATTACGATGAAAAGCGTTATTGGTGAAGGAACAAAAATTCGAGTGGAGTTATAA
- a CDS encoding VanZ family protein has translation MKINFKLFWKVIFYIYILLLIDFIVFKFFGDVNDVKNNIQLRHENVQIGVSNFNLIPFKTLSSYVSHLDVGVYFLNIVGNIIPFIPLGFLIPIVFPSKKSFIKTMISCLGIIICIEVIQFITYLGSMDIDDVILNQIACVIGYSLYLVSEKYLSRINGQ, from the coding sequence ATGAAGATTAATTTTAAATTATTTTGGAAAGTGATATTTTATATTTATATATTGTTATTAATTGATTTTATTGTCTTTAAGTTTTTTGGAGATGTAAATGATGTTAAAAATAATATTCAATTGAGACATGAAAATGTGCAGATAGGAGTATCAAATTTTAATTTAATTCCATTTAAAACGCTATCTTCATATGTTTCTCATTTGGATGTAGGAGTATATTTTCTAAATATCGTTGGGAATATCATTCCTTTTATACCTTTAGGGTTTTTAATTCCTATAGTATTTCCATCAAAAAAATCATTTATAAAAACGATGATTTCTTGTTTAGGGATCATTATTTGCATTGAAGTCATCCAATTCATTACTTATTTGGGGAGTATGGATATTGATGATGTTATTTTAAATCAAATTGCATGTGTAATAGGTTATTCCTTATATCTTGTCAGTGAGAAATATTTATCCCGCATTAACGGGCAGTAA
- a CDS encoding YxeA family protein has product MKKLWISIGTLVALFVGFILFIQNVNLNRLGAESYFVKITTDGKKIEDVTDTGEKWTSYEYELEGVNEKDEVKTLNFTSHKQLRHDAYLEVFVKDENEVTSYQEVQQAELPDKVKKKLN; this is encoded by the coding sequence ATGAAGAAATTATGGATATCAATTGGGACACTCGTTGCCTTATTCGTCGGTTTCATTTTATTCATCCAAAACGTTAACTTAAACCGACTCGGAGCCGAGAGCTATTTCGTCAAAATTACAACAGATGGGAAAAAAATCGAAGACGTGACCGACACAGGAGAAAAATGGACTAGCTACGAGTATGAATTAGAAGGAGTGAACGAAAAAGATGAAGTCAAAACACTAAATTTCACAAGCCACAAGCAACTTCGCCACGATGCTTACCTTGAAGTTTTTGTGAAGGATGAAAATGAAGTTACTTCTTATCAAGAAGTGCAACAAGCGGAGCTTCCTGATAAAGTGAAGAAGAAGTTGAATTAA
- a CDS encoding ABC transporter permease: MTLFNIARKNIRQNFTNYFLYFASMIFGIVIYFTFVSLKYDQTIAATSESSPKMDSVFSAASFVLLIFVAIFIWSSNAFFMRKRKKEVGLYSLLGVRRKEIGRMLFYENFLMGTLALVIGMGLGTLLSKGFVTLLMNIMGYEIVTNFTISSAAIINTAIVFFIITLVTSFQGYRLIYRFKLIELFKADQEGEHEPKASLWLAGLSLILIGGGYWLALQSFDSTVWQTLGLLFTPLVILTTVITGTYFLFSTFIVYALKASRKKKSHFWNGLTIITTSQLLYRIKGNARTLTIIAVLSATTLTAVGAAYSFYYNTKTTATTMTPNSYSFTVTDDQLAKQANEKITNNKNHQVRYHQVIKTLQVEADTTNLDSPLMSTELVYALISTSDFNTLADKQGRKESLSLHRNEVIALDRMYHEKFSPKYDGKSITFHLNDREEEVTFTDFRTYDVLNIGVDGATLVVSDELFNQLASELKARSIDMYGITNADQAKELTKQLKTVMPEEAAFSSYYEVYAAGLESTGLLIFVGGFLGLVFLAATGSIIYFKQLTEAHADQDRYRILSNIGVNKKDLRKTIAKQVFFIFALPLLAGIAHSAVALTALSNLLTTSLVVPTLICMGVYMIIYIMYYFMTVQAYYKIVTNKGE, encoded by the coding sequence ATGACACTATTTAATATCGCAAGGAAAAATATTCGGCAAAATTTTACGAACTATTTTTTATACTTTGCTTCGATGATTTTTGGTATCGTCATTTACTTCACATTTGTTTCCTTAAAGTATGATCAAACAATTGCTGCGACATCTGAATCATCACCGAAAATGGACTCGGTGTTTAGCGCCGCTTCCTTTGTCTTACTGATTTTCGTGGCAATTTTCATTTGGTCATCTAACGCCTTTTTCATGCGGAAGCGAAAAAAAGAAGTCGGCTTATATTCATTGCTTGGTGTTCGACGAAAAGAAATTGGGCGCATGCTCTTTTATGAAAATTTTCTGATGGGTACATTAGCACTCGTCATCGGAATGGGACTGGGGACGTTATTATCCAAAGGGTTCGTGACGTTATTGATGAACATTATGGGCTACGAGATTGTGACAAACTTTACGATTTCATCAGCTGCGATCATCAATACAGCGATCGTATTCTTTATTATCACGCTCGTCACATCGTTTCAAGGCTATCGATTAATTTATCGTTTTAAATTAATTGAACTGTTCAAAGCAGATCAAGAAGGAGAACACGAGCCAAAAGCATCCTTATGGTTAGCTGGATTATCACTAATCTTGATTGGTGGCGGTTATTGGTTAGCTCTTCAATCGTTCGACTCTACTGTTTGGCAAACACTTGGCCTTTTATTCACGCCGCTCGTCATTTTAACAACGGTGATTACAGGCACTTACTTTTTATTTAGTACATTCATCGTCTATGCCTTAAAAGCATCTCGAAAAAAGAAGTCGCACTTTTGGAACGGATTAACGATCATTACAACATCTCAATTGTTATATCGAATCAAAGGGAACGCAAGAACATTAACCATCATTGCCGTCTTAAGTGCCACGACGTTAACAGCGGTTGGGGCCGCCTATAGCTTTTACTATAATACGAAAACCACAGCTACCACGATGACACCAAACAGTTATTCCTTCACCGTGACAGATGATCAGCTAGCTAAGCAAGCGAATGAAAAAATTACAAACAATAAAAACCATCAAGTTCGCTATCATCAAGTCATTAAAACTTTACAAGTAGAGGCGGATACAACGAATTTAGACAGTCCGTTGATGAGCACAGAGCTAGTCTACGCCCTTATTTCTACTAGTGATTTTAATACATTAGCAGACAAACAAGGACGAAAAGAATCGTTATCACTACACAGAAACGAAGTCATCGCCTTAGATCGCATGTATCATGAAAAATTCTCGCCAAAATATGATGGAAAATCGATTACTTTTCATTTAAACGATCGTGAAGAAGAAGTGACTTTCACTGATTTTAGAACATATGACGTCCTCAATATCGGTGTCGATGGGGCAACGCTTGTTGTGAGCGACGAATTATTCAATCAGTTAGCGAGCGAGCTGAAAGCAAGATCGATTGACATGTATGGAATCACAAACGCGGATCAAGCGAAAGAATTAACAAAGCAATTGAAAACAGTCATGCCGGAAGAGGCTGCCTTCTCTAGCTATTATGAAGTGTACGCGGCTGGCTTAGAGTCAACCGGATTACTCATTTTCGTCGGTGGCTTTTTAGGACTTGTGTTCTTAGCTGCAACCGGCAGCATCATCTACTTCAAACAGCTAACAGAAGCACACGCCGACCAAGACCGCTATCGCATTCTATCAAATATCGGTGTCAATAAAAAAGACTTACGAAAAACAATTGCGAAACAAGTATTTTTTATCTTTGCCTTGCCATTGCTTGCAGGAATTGCTCATAGTGCGGTAGCTTTAACCGCCTTATCTAACTTGTTAACGACAAGTTTAGTCGTTCCAACGCTAATCTGCATGGGAGTATACATGATCATCTACATTATGTATTACTTCATGACCGTCCAAGCGTACTATAAAATCGTCACAAACAAAGGAGAATAA
- a CDS encoding response regulator transcription factor, with the protein MAKQQAVLIIDDEEDILRLLKTVLKKEGVERIYTSTTVKEGIEQFQIHRPDLVLLDIMLPDGEGYEVCKKIREISNVPILFLSAKDEEVDKIVGFAIGGDDYITKPFSPKEVAYRVKAQLRRASFMREEPKEAVLQAGPFTLNEQTAVLTKNGKSIELKPKELGLMSHLMKHANHIISKESLCHHVWGEDFIGFDNTIMVHIRRLREKVEDNPSKPEHILTVKGLGYKFVTKED; encoded by the coding sequence ATGGCTAAACAGCAAGCAGTTCTCATCATTGACGATGAAGAGGATATTTTACGATTATTGAAGACGGTGTTGAAGAAAGAAGGAGTGGAGCGGATTTACACGAGTACGACGGTGAAAGAGGGGATTGAACAATTTCAAATCCATCGGCCGGATCTTGTTTTATTAGACATTATGCTGCCAGATGGAGAAGGGTATGAGGTGTGCAAGAAAATACGCGAGATCTCCAACGTGCCGATTTTATTTTTATCAGCGAAGGACGAAGAGGTGGATAAAATCGTCGGGTTTGCAATTGGAGGAGACGACTATATTACGAAGCCGTTCAGCCCAAAAGAGGTTGCTTATCGGGTAAAAGCACAGCTGCGCCGGGCGAGCTTTATGAGAGAGGAGCCAAAAGAAGCGGTTTTACAAGCCGGGCCGTTTACTTTAAATGAACAAACAGCGGTGCTAACAAAAAACGGAAAATCGATTGAGTTAAAGCCGAAAGAACTTGGGCTCATGAGCCATTTAATGAAACATGCTAACCATATCATTAGTAAGGAGAGTCTTTGTCATCATGTATGGGGAGAGGATTTTATCGGCTTTGATAATACGATTATGGTTCATATTCGTCGCCTTCGCGAAAAAGTCGAAGACAATCCGTCAAAACCAGAGCACATTCTCACGGTTAAAGGTTTAGGGTATAAATTTGTTACGAAGGAGGATTAG
- a CDS encoding ABC transporter ATP-binding protein, producing the protein MKPILQAKNVEKVFGSKENEYHALKDIQLDIHEGEFVGIMGPSGAGKSTLLNILSTIDTPSSGEIIIDGQNIVQMKEEQLSDFRRRKLGFIFQDYNLLDTLTVKENIVLPLALSKVPVKEIETRVNEMADTFGIREILNKYPYHISGGQKQRTAASRAIITNPKLILADEPTGALDSKSATDLLNSLTALNEKQRSTIMMVTHDSYAASFCKRLLIIKDGELFKEVYKGEQSRRAFFQQILDVLASLGGGAHDTI; encoded by the coding sequence ATGAAACCTATTTTACAAGCAAAAAATGTGGAAAAGGTGTTTGGCTCAAAGGAAAATGAGTACCACGCCTTAAAAGACATTCAGTTAGATATACATGAAGGGGAATTTGTTGGCATTATGGGGCCTTCTGGGGCTGGGAAGTCAACGCTTTTAAATATTTTATCAACGATTGATACGCCATCTTCTGGTGAGATCATCATCGACGGGCAAAATATTGTGCAAATGAAGGAGGAGCAATTATCCGATTTCCGCCGCCGTAAACTTGGATTTATTTTCCAGGATTACAATTTACTAGATACATTGACGGTAAAAGAGAACATCGTGTTACCGCTAGCTTTATCGAAAGTGCCAGTAAAAGAAATCGAAACGCGCGTCAATGAAATGGCCGACACATTTGGCATTCGTGAGATTTTAAACAAATATCCTTATCATATTTCTGGTGGACAGAAGCAAAGAACAGCGGCTTCCCGGGCGATCATCACGAATCCTAAGCTGATTTTGGCGGATGAACCAACAGGTGCGCTCGATTCTAAGTCAGCCACCGATTTATTAAATAGTTTGACTGCCTTAAATGAAAAACAGCGATCGACGATTATGATGGTCACACACGATTCATACGCAGCTAGCTTCTGTAAACGGTTGTTGATTATTAAAGACGGCGAACTCTTCAAGGAAGTATACAAAGGAGAGCAGTCACGTCGAGCTTTCTTCCAGCAAATTTTAGATGTGCTTGCGTCGCTTGGAGGTGGCGCTCATGACACTATTTAA
- a CDS encoding DUF418 domain-containing protein, which translates to MQPSISQKDRIVSLDIIRGLALFGILFINVPAFVMVVEGMVLPKSTSVDQWIDLLINIFIEKKFFSMFSFLFGFGFYIFTSRAEQRGDNPRKRFARRLIILFLFGIVHFFIFFGSILVPYALIGFFLLPFYNLSTKAISKWLTGIVSLFVTAILAQMIFGTDMPIAKYVTNDTLLIFIMFLAGFLTAKADWVRHLGNYKRQIWLIQLITFALSVLSSVFIWKSGDGNEPLQMLDLQLNALAMTPFYLVTLFSLLEHRWLQKACMPLARVGQMALTNYVAQSIIGLQLMAWMGIEFPTSREAVLIACMIFGIQVIFSVVWFRFFRMGPLEKLWRVMTYGRQGKIVKKAS; encoded by the coding sequence ATGCAACCATCTATTTCGCAAAAAGATCGGATTGTATCTTTAGATATTATTCGTGGTCTTGCGTTGTTCGGTATTTTATTTATTAATGTTCCAGCTTTTGTCATGGTGGTGGAAGGAATGGTTTTACCCAAGTCGACAAGTGTGGATCAATGGATTGATCTTCTCATTAATATTTTCATAGAGAAGAAGTTTTTCTCGATGTTTTCTTTCTTATTTGGTTTTGGTTTTTATATTTTTACTTCTCGTGCTGAACAGCGAGGAGACAATCCTAGAAAACGATTTGCACGTCGATTGATCATCTTATTTTTGTTCGGTATTGTGCATTTTTTTATTTTCTTCGGCTCTATTTTAGTACCATATGCGCTTATTGGGTTTTTCTTATTGCCATTTTATAACCTGTCTACGAAAGCAATTAGTAAATGGCTTACTGGGATCGTCAGCTTATTTGTCACTGCCATTTTGGCACAGATGATCTTTGGCACAGATATGCCAATCGCTAAGTATGTCACCAATGATACTTTATTAATCTTTATTATGTTTTTAGCGGGCTTTTTAACAGCAAAAGCTGATTGGGTTCGTCATCTAGGCAACTACAAACGTCAAATTTGGTTGATTCAGCTTATTACGTTCGCACTATCCGTTTTATCATCTGTATTCATTTGGAAAAGTGGAGACGGAAATGAACCTTTACAAATGCTGGATTTACAATTAAATGCACTCGCTATGACACCCTTCTATTTAGTTACCTTATTCTCTTTACTTGAACATCGATGGTTACAAAAAGCATGTATGCCGCTTGCAAGGGTTGGACAAATGGCTTTGACAAACTATGTGGCCCAAAGTATCATAGGGCTTCAACTGATGGCGTGGATGGGGATTGAGTTTCCGACGTCACGTGAAGCGGTTCTTATTGCTTGTATGATTTTTGGGATTCAAGTCATTTTCAGTGTCGTTTGGTTCCGCTTCTTCCGCATGGGGCCGCTTGAAAAATTATGGCGTGTAATGACTTATGGTCGCCAAGGGAAAATAGTTAAAAAAGCATCATAA
- the whiA gene encoding DNA-binding protein WhiA — translation MSFASETKKELTAVEGNSCCVTAELSALIRMNGSLSFSNRLLVVNIQTENAAIARRIYILLKKNYEVEVELLVRKKMRLKKNNVYIVRLKEQAREILEDLAIIETGFSFVHNISSTLIENQCCKRAYLRGAFLAGGSVNNPETSSYHLEIFSLYKEHNDALSELMNSFGLNSKTLERKKGFITYLKEAEKITEFLNIIGAHNALLRFEDVRIVRDMRNSVNRLVNCETANLNKTIGAALRQVENIRYIEETVGLQVLPDKLREIAELRVTHQDVTLKELGEMVSGGKISKSGINHRLRKIDEIADKIRASEPIE, via the coding sequence ATGTCGTTTGCGTCTGAAACGAAAAAAGAATTAACAGCAGTTGAAGGAAATAGTTGCTGTGTGACAGCGGAACTGTCCGCGCTTATTCGAATGAATGGATCACTTTCATTTTCAAATCGCTTGCTCGTCGTTAATATTCAAACAGAGAATGCAGCGATCGCTCGAAGAATATATATATTATTAAAGAAAAATTATGAAGTGGAAGTAGAACTGCTCGTTCGTAAAAAGATGAGGTTAAAAAAGAATAACGTATACATTGTCAGACTGAAGGAACAGGCAAGAGAGATATTAGAAGACTTAGCGATTATTGAAACCGGTTTTTCCTTTGTTCATAACATTTCATCTACATTGATTGAGAACCAATGCTGCAAACGTGCCTACTTACGTGGTGCCTTTCTGGCAGGTGGATCTGTCAATAATCCAGAAACCTCTTCTTATCATTTGGAAATCTTCTCCTTATATAAAGAGCATAATGATGCCTTGAGTGAATTGATGAACTCCTTTGGTTTAAATAGTAAAACATTAGAGCGAAAGAAAGGCTTTATTACTTATTTAAAGGAAGCGGAGAAAATCACGGAATTTTTAAATATTATTGGGGCTCACAATGCCTTGCTTCGATTCGAAGATGTCCGCATTGTGCGTGATATGAGAAATTCGGTGAATCGACTGGTGAACTGTGAAACGGCTAACTTAAATAAAACGATTGGTGCAGCGCTGCGCCAAGTTGAAAATATACGCTATATCGAAGAAACAGTCGGTCTGCAAGTGCTGCCCGATAAACTGCGAGAAATTGCGGAGCTACGAGTGACTCATCAAGATGTTACATTGAAAGAACTAGGAGAAATGGTATCTGGGGGGAAAATTAGTAAATCAGGTATTAACCATCGTCTTCGTAAAATAGATGAAATCGCTGACAAAATTAGAGCGAGTGAACCGATAGAATAA
- a CDS encoding HPr family phosphocarrier protein: MVEKTTEVQLKMGLQARPAALFVQEANRFSSEIYLEKDGKKVNAKSIMGIMSLAINRGCSVTISADGHDEQNAVAELIVFVEQEGSY, encoded by the coding sequence ATGGTTGAAAAAACAACAGAAGTACAACTGAAGATGGGGTTACAAGCACGCCCTGCTGCTTTGTTTGTGCAGGAAGCGAATCGCTTCTCTTCAGAAATCTATCTTGAAAAAGATGGAAAGAAAGTGAACGCCAAAAGCATTATGGGGATCATGAGTCTGGCGATTAACCGTGGTTGCTCCGTCACCATTTCCGCTGATGGACACGATGAACAGAATGCAGTAGCGGAGTTAATCGTCTTCGTTGAACAAGAGGGAAGCTATTGA